One part of the Bradyrhizobium sp. CB1650 genome encodes these proteins:
- a CDS encoding cysteine hydrolase family protein produces MTAPQTLLELAGADLNPPPLGDSCLVLIDIQNEYRAGPLALPDAEAAIARASRLLARARQSGAAIFHIAHKGRAGGLFDREAERGAIVTSLTPLADEPVIEKALPNAFAGTDLQARLAATGHKNIVLAGFMTHMCVSSTARAALDLGLRTTIAADACATRDLPDGRGGAIAAATVHEVALAELSDRFAIIARGDALV; encoded by the coding sequence ATGACCGCCCCCCAGACCCTGCTCGAACTCGCCGGCGCCGACCTCAATCCGCCGCCGCTCGGCGACTCCTGTCTCGTCCTGATCGACATCCAGAACGAATATCGCGCGGGCCCGCTCGCGCTGCCCGACGCAGAGGCCGCGATCGCGCGCGCGTCTCGCCTGCTCGCACGCGCCCGCCAGAGCGGCGCTGCGATCTTCCACATCGCGCACAAGGGCCGCGCCGGCGGCCTGTTCGACCGCGAGGCCGAGCGCGGTGCGATCGTTACGAGCCTGACGCCGCTTGCGGACGAGCCGGTGATCGAGAAGGCATTGCCGAACGCCTTTGCCGGCACGGACCTGCAGGCGCGGCTCGCCGCGACCGGACACAAGAACATCGTGCTGGCGGGCTTCATGACCCACATGTGCGTGAGTTCGACCGCGCGGGCCGCACTCGACCTCGGTTTGCGCACCACCATCGCGGCCGATGCCTGCGCCACCCGCGATCTGCCCGACGGTCGCGGCGGCGCGATCGCCGCGGCCACCGTTCACGAGGTTGCGCTCGCCGAGCTGTCGGACCGCTTCGCGATCATCGCTCGCGGCGATGCGCTCGTCTGA
- a CDS encoding LysR family transcriptional regulator has protein sequence MNWDDLRIIAAVRDEGTYAGASARLRIDETTVGRRLARIQRDLGVPLFEAADGVRRPTRHCEKVLEHVGAIAGHVAEIGRIGESQPGPVGRLRIASTNSVAEELLAPRAGQFLGENPGLTLQFLASSENVKFSRWQADLAIRLRKPEKGDFTISKLGEVRLYFFEPAEAIDAAPIVCGYPDELDAIPESQYLRARRLNAARCISDNVRVIQTLIRSHRGIGVLPELNCTALLADRSLRATLLPKRRDVWLLVQNHLRRDPATRLTIEWLRLCFRDLAHR, from the coding sequence ATGAACTGGGACGATCTGCGCATCATCGCGGCCGTAAGGGACGAGGGCACCTATGCAGGTGCGAGCGCGCGGCTGCGCATCGACGAGACCACGGTCGGGCGGCGCCTCGCCCGCATCCAGCGCGACCTTGGCGTTCCCCTGTTCGAGGCCGCGGACGGCGTGCGCCGGCCGACCCGCCACTGCGAGAAGGTGCTCGAACATGTCGGTGCGATTGCCGGGCATGTCGCCGAGATCGGCCGCATCGGGGAAAGCCAGCCGGGTCCGGTCGGACGGCTGCGCATCGCATCCACCAACTCGGTCGCCGAGGAGCTGCTCGCGCCGCGCGCCGGGCAATTCCTCGGCGAGAACCCCGGCCTGACGCTGCAATTCCTCGCCTCGAGCGAGAACGTGAAGTTCTCGCGCTGGCAGGCCGACCTCGCCATCCGGCTGCGCAAGCCGGAGAAGGGTGACTTCACCATCTCGAAGCTTGGCGAGGTGCGGTTGTATTTCTTCGAGCCGGCCGAGGCCATCGATGCCGCGCCGATCGTCTGTGGCTATCCGGACGAACTCGACGCGATCCCGGAGTCGCAATACCTGCGCGCAAGGCGCCTCAATGCCGCGCGCTGCATCAGCGACAATGTCCGCGTCATCCAGACGCTGATCAGGTCGCATCGCGGCATCGGTGTCTTGCCGGAGCTCAACTGCACAGCGCTGCTCGCCGATCGCAGCCTGCGCGCGACGCTGCTTCCCAAGCGTCGCGACGTCTGGCTGCTGGTGCAGAACCATCTCAGGCGCGATCCCGCGACGCGTTTGACGATCGAGTGGCTACGGCTCTGTTTTCGAGATCTCGCGCACCGTTGA
- the groL gene encoding chaperonin GroEL (60 kDa chaperone family; promotes refolding of misfolded polypeptides especially under stressful conditions; forms two stacked rings of heptamers to form a barrel-shaped 14mer; ends can be capped by GroES; misfolded proteins enter the barrel where they are refolded when GroES binds): MAAKEVKFSVEARDKMLRGVDILANAVKVTLGPKGRNVVLDKSFGAPRITKDGVTVAKEIELDDKFENMGAQMVREVASKSADAAGDGTTTATVLAAAIVKEGAKSVAAGMNPMDLKRGIDLAVEAVVADLEKNSKKVTSNDEIAQVGTISANGDAEIGKFLSDAMKKVGNEGVITVEEAKSLETELDVVEGMQFDRGYISPYFVTNADKMRVEMDDAYILINEKKLSSLNELLPLLEAVVQTGKPLVIVAEDVEGEALATLVVNRLRGGLKVAAVKAPGFGDRRKAMLQDIAILTGGQAISEDLGIKLENVTLNMLGRAKKVMIDKENTTIVNGAGKKADIEARVAQIKAQIEETTSDYDREKLQERLAKLAGGVAVIRVGGATEVEVKERKDRVDDAMHATRAAVEEGIVPGGGVALLRASEQLKGLRTKNDDQKTGVEIVRKALSAPARQIAINAGEDGSVIVGKILENKAYNYGFDSQTGEYADLVKKGIIDPTKVVRTAIQNAASVAALLITTEAMVAELPKKGGAGPAMPPGGGMGGMDF; encoded by the coding sequence ATGGCAGCCAAAGAAGTCAAATTCTCGGTTGAGGCGCGCGACAAGATGCTGCGCGGCGTCGACATCCTCGCCAATGCGGTGAAGGTCACCCTCGGCCCGAAGGGCCGCAACGTCGTGCTCGACAAGTCGTTCGGCGCTCCGCGCATCACCAAGGACGGCGTCACCGTCGCCAAGGAGATCGAGCTCGACGATAAGTTCGAGAACATGGGCGCCCAGATGGTGCGCGAAGTCGCCTCCAAGTCCGCTGACGCGGCCGGCGACGGCACCACCACCGCGACCGTGCTCGCCGCTGCGATCGTGAAGGAAGGCGCCAAGTCGGTCGCCGCCGGCATGAACCCGATGGACCTCAAGCGCGGTATCGACCTCGCGGTTGAAGCCGTCGTGGCCGACCTCGAGAAGAACTCGAAGAAGGTCACCTCGAACGACGAGATCGCCCAGGTCGGCACCATCTCCGCCAACGGCGACGCCGAGATCGGCAAGTTCCTCTCCGACGCCATGAAGAAGGTCGGCAACGAGGGTGTCATCACCGTCGAGGAAGCCAAGTCTCTCGAGACCGAGCTCGACGTCGTCGAGGGCATGCAGTTCGACCGCGGCTACATCTCGCCCTACTTCGTCACCAACGCCGACAAGATGCGCGTCGAGATGGATGACGCCTACATCCTCATCAACGAGAAGAAGCTCTCCTCGCTGAACGAGCTGCTCCCGCTGCTCGAGGCCGTGGTGCAGACCGGCAAGCCGCTGGTCATCGTCGCCGAGGACGTCGAGGGCGAGGCGCTCGCCACCCTCGTCGTGAACCGCCTCCGCGGCGGCCTGAAGGTCGCGGCCGTCAAGGCTCCGGGCTTCGGCGATCGCCGCAAGGCCATGCTGCAGGACATCGCGATCCTGACCGGCGGCCAGGCGATCTCGGAAGACCTCGGCATCAAGCTCGAGAACGTCACGCTCAACATGCTCGGTCGCGCCAAGAAGGTGATGATCGACAAGGAGAACACCACGATCGTCAACGGCGCCGGCAAGAAGGCCGACATCGAGGCGCGCGTGGCCCAGATCAAGGCGCAGATCGAGGAGACCACCTCGGACTACGACCGTGAGAAGCTCCAGGAGCGTCTCGCCAAGCTCGCAGGCGGCGTCGCGGTGATCCGCGTCGGCGGCGCGACCGAGGTCGAGGTGAAGGAGCGCAAGGATCGCGTTGATGACGCGATGCATGCGACCCGCGCCGCGGTCGAGGAAGGCATCGTCCCGGGCGGCGGCGTCGCCCTGCTCCGTGCCTCCGAGCAGCTCAAGGGCCTGCGCACCAAGAACGACGACCAGAAGACCGGCGTCGAGATCGTGCGCAAGGCACTGTCGGCTCCCGCTCGCCAGATCGCGATCAACGCCGGTGAAGACGGCTCGGTGATCGTCGGCAAGATCCTGGAGAACAAGGCCTACAATTACGGCTTCGATTCCCAGACCGGCGAATATGCCGACCTCGTCAAGAAGGGCATCATCGACCCGACCAAGGTCGTGCGCACCGCGATCCAGAACGCAGCCTCGGTTGCGGCTCTCCTGATCACCACGGAAGCCATGGTCGCCGAGCTGCCCAAGAAGGGCGGCGCCGGCCCCGCGATGCCCCCGGGCGGCGGCATGGGCGGCATGGACTTCTAA
- a CDS encoding co-chaperone GroES — MKFRPLHDRVVVKRIDAEEKTAGGIIIPDTAKEKPSQGEVVAVGPGGRDEAGKLIPIDLKVGDRVLFGKWSGTEVKIDGQDLLIMKESDVMGVLEVSDSKKKAA, encoded by the coding sequence ATGAAATTCCGTCCGCTTCACGACCGCGTCGTGGTCAAGCGCATCGACGCAGAAGAGAAGACCGCTGGCGGCATCATCATTCCCGACACTGCCAAGGAAAAGCCCTCCCAGGGCGAAGTCGTCGCCGTTGGCCCCGGTGGCCGCGACGAGGCTGGCAAGCTGATCCCGATCGACCTCAAGGTCGGCGACCGCGTGCTGTTCGGCAAGTGGTCCGGCACCGAAGTCAAGATCGACGGCCAGGACCTGCTGATCATGAAGGAGAGCGACGTGATGGGCGTCCTCGAGGTCAGCGATTCCAAGAAGAAGGCGGCCTAA
- a CDS encoding usg protein: MGLPVGGVSEDFRKQMLGYGLTTAQILYRMPDHPSLLQTYVWQNYDVFPKFPALTDFLAFWEEKLDGPLFSVTVAHCKLIKPAELRAVDGVFRLN, encoded by the coding sequence ATGGGCTTGCCGGTTGGGGGCGTTTCCGAGGACTTCCGGAAACAGATGCTGGGTTACGGGCTGACGACGGCGCAAATCCTCTATCGGATGCCGGATCATCCCTCGCTGCTGCAGACTTACGTCTGGCAGAACTACGATGTCTTCCCGAAATTCCCGGCGCTGACCGACTTCCTGGCGTTCTGGGAGGAGAAGCTCGACGGCCCGCTGTTCTCGGTGACGGTGGCGCACTGCAAGCTGATCAAGCCCGCGGAACTACGCGCCGTGGACGGCGTGTTCAGGTTGAATTGA
- a CDS encoding cupin domain-containing protein, with translation MAKSKKPTSRSAAQSAVRKRSSGRKTAARSPARKAVKAKARTTPAKSSARKAPRPKQRIAVSHHREEDFKADGLRAYAHYRDLGISAATHGLAQAHVIRLLPPCNPAEVSKLHYHDVEFQMVYVLKGWVKTYMDGQGETLMQQGSAWTQPPKIKHMILDYSDDVELLEVILPAEFKTVELKA, from the coding sequence ATGGCCAAGAGCAAGAAGCCGACATCGCGAAGCGCCGCGCAATCCGCGGTGAGGAAGAGGTCGAGCGGCCGCAAGACCGCGGCGAGGTCCCCGGCGCGCAAGGCGGTGAAAGCGAAGGCCCGCACGACGCCGGCCAAGTCGTCCGCCAGGAAGGCTCCGCGGCCGAAGCAGCGCATCGCCGTCAGCCATCATCGCGAAGAAGACTTCAAGGCCGATGGCCTGCGTGCCTACGCGCATTATCGCGACCTCGGCATCTCCGCCGCAACCCATGGCCTCGCGCAAGCGCATGTCATCCGCCTGCTGCCACCGTGCAATCCGGCAGAGGTTTCAAAGCTCCACTATCACGACGTCGAATTCCAGATGGTCTATGTGCTCAAGGGCTGGGTGAAGACCTACATGGACGGGCAGGGCGAAACCCTGATGCAGCAGGGCAGCGCGTGGACGCAACCGCCGAAGATCAAGCACATGATCCTCGACTATTCGGACGACGTCGAATTGCTGGAGGTGATCCTGCCGGCGGAGTTCAAGACGGTGGAGTTGAAGGCGTAG
- a CDS encoding nucleoside transporter C-terminal domain-containing protein yields the protein MLRLQSALGIFALLLIAWALGENRRAVSTRQATIGLVVTFVTAVVLLKLPVIAHAFGAINDAVGAISAASRAGSSFVFGYIGGGTPPFDVKVPGADFILAFQALPIVLVMSVLTTLLFYWRVLPPIVRGMAWLLERTLGVGGAVGLSTAANIFLGMVEAPLFVRPYLPQMTRSELFLVMTGGMAGIAGTVLVLYATLLAPLIPDAAAHFVIASVLGAPAAILVSLIMVPETSDKRTGGALEDPEMEVASTMDAIVKGTSAGLELLLNIVAMLLVLVALVYLVNAILGLLPNVGGAAVSLQRLLGLVMAPVCWLMGLPWDQAVTAGSLMGTKTVLNELIAYVDLSKLAPDALDARSRRIMLYAMCGFANFASLGIMIGGLGVMAPERREEINALGLKSIVSGTLTTCLTGAIVGVLA from the coding sequence ATGCTGCGGCTGCAATCGGCACTCGGCATTTTCGCATTGCTGCTGATCGCCTGGGCGCTCGGCGAAAACCGCCGCGCGGTCTCGACGCGCCAGGCGACGATCGGACTTGTCGTCACCTTCGTCACCGCGGTCGTGCTGCTCAAGCTGCCGGTCATCGCGCACGCTTTCGGCGCCATCAACGACGCGGTCGGCGCCATCTCGGCGGCTTCGCGCGCCGGCTCGTCCTTCGTGTTCGGCTATATCGGCGGCGGCACCCCACCCTTCGACGTCAAGGTGCCGGGCGCCGACTTCATCCTCGCGTTCCAGGCGCTGCCGATCGTGCTGGTCATGAGCGTGCTGACGACGCTCTTGTTCTATTGGCGGGTGCTGCCGCCGATCGTGCGCGGCATGGCATGGCTGCTCGAACGCACGCTTGGCGTCGGCGGCGCCGTCGGACTGTCGACCGCGGCCAACATCTTCCTCGGCATGGTCGAGGCGCCGCTGTTCGTGCGGCCGTACTTGCCGCAGATGACGCGCAGCGAATTGTTCCTGGTGATGACCGGCGGCATGGCCGGAATCGCCGGCACCGTGCTGGTGCTCTATGCGACGCTGCTGGCGCCGCTGATCCCCGACGCGGCGGCGCATTTCGTAATCGCCTCCGTGCTGGGCGCGCCGGCGGCGATTCTCGTCAGCCTGATCATGGTGCCGGAGACCAGCGACAAGCGCACCGGCGGCGCGCTGGAGGATCCCGAGATGGAGGTCGCCAGCACCATGGACGCGATCGTGAAGGGCACGAGCGCGGGCCTCGAACTGCTGCTCAATATCGTCGCCATGCTGCTGGTGCTGGTGGCGCTGGTCTATCTCGTCAATGCCATTCTCGGCCTGTTGCCGAACGTCGGCGGTGCCGCGGTCTCACTGCAACGCCTGCTCGGGCTGGTGATGGCGCCGGTGTGCTGGCTGATGGGTTTGCCGTGGGACCAGGCCGTCACGGCCGGCAGCCTGATGGGCACAAAGACCGTGCTCAACGAACTGATTGCCTATGTCGATCTGTCGAAACTCGCGCCGGACGCGCTCGATGCGCGCTCGCGCCGGATCATGCTCTACGCGATGTGCGGCTTCGCCAACTTCGCCAGCCTCGGCATCATGATCGGCGGCCTCGGCGTGATGGCGCCGGAGCGGCGCGAGGAGATCAATGCGCTCGGGCTGAAGTCGATCGTGTCGGGGACGCTGACGACCTGCCTGACGGGCGCGATCGTGGGGGTGTTGGCCTAG
- a CDS encoding MFS transporter, whose protein sequence is MVQKVSQQLSEGRAAPANPPVSARALLSHRAFLFFLLSRSLSRFSSQIAAVAIGWQIYDLTGSAFDLGMVGLVQFLPTALLVFVAGHAADRYERKRVVQLCQLVEAATALYLAVSTYLGAVGEVQIFVATFVLGIAGAFESPTTAALLPLIAPQGSLQRATAISSGAAQVATITGPALGGFAYAIAPHLAYAVMVLFWIFGMILTGFIRPRPQAVAKDASADNIFAGVRFIRGNPAILGTISLDLFAVLFGGVTALLPIYARDILQTGPVGLGVLRAAPAVGALFMTMVLARHAISRHVGLRMFQAVIVFGIATVVFALSSWMWLSVLSLAILGAADTISVVIRFSLVQLATPDEMRGRVGAVNFLFINASNQLGQFESGLTAALFGAMPAAVLGGVCTIAVALLWMKLFPSLRQVERLE, encoded by the coding sequence ATGGTCCAGAAGGTGAGCCAACAGCTAAGTGAAGGGCGGGCAGCGCCTGCCAATCCGCCGGTCAGTGCCCGCGCGCTTCTTTCCCACCGCGCCTTCCTGTTCTTCCTGCTTTCGCGCAGCTTGTCGCGCTTTTCGAGCCAGATCGCGGCGGTCGCGATCGGCTGGCAGATCTATGATCTCACCGGCTCCGCCTTCGACCTCGGCATGGTCGGGCTCGTACAGTTCCTGCCCACGGCGCTTCTGGTGTTCGTCGCCGGCCATGCTGCCGATCGCTACGAGCGCAAGCGCGTCGTCCAGCTCTGCCAGCTCGTTGAAGCGGCGACGGCGCTCTATCTCGCCGTCAGCACCTATCTCGGTGCGGTCGGCGAGGTGCAGATCTTCGTCGCGACCTTCGTGCTTGGCATCGCTGGCGCCTTCGAGAGCCCGACCACCGCGGCCTTGCTGCCGCTGATCGCGCCGCAAGGTTCGCTCCAGCGGGCAACCGCGATCTCGAGCGGCGCGGCCCAGGTCGCGACCATCACGGGGCCTGCACTCGGCGGCTTCGCCTATGCGATTGCGCCGCATCTCGCCTATGCCGTGATGGTGCTGTTCTGGATTTTTGGCATGATCCTGACCGGCTTCATCCGGCCACGCCCGCAGGCCGTCGCCAAGGATGCCAGCGCGGACAACATCTTCGCCGGCGTCCGTTTCATCCGTGGCAATCCGGCGATCCTCGGCACCATCTCGCTCGACCTGTTCGCCGTGTTGTTCGGCGGCGTCACAGCGCTGCTGCCGATCTATGCCCGCGACATCCTGCAGACCGGCCCGGTCGGGCTCGGCGTCTTGCGTGCGGCCCCTGCCGTCGGCGCGCTATTCATGACCATGGTGTTGGCGCGTCACGCCATTTCGCGGCATGTCGGCCTACGAATGTTCCAGGCCGTGATCGTGTTCGGCATCGCCACCGTTGTATTCGCGCTGTCGTCCTGGATGTGGTTGTCGGTGCTGTCGCTCGCGATCCTCGGCGCGGCCGACACGATCAGCGTGGTGATCCGCTTCTCGCTGGTGCAATTGGCCACGCCCGACGAGATGCGCGGCCGGGTCGGCGCGGTGAACTTCCTGTTCATCAACGCTTCGAACCAGCTCGGCCAGTTCGAGAGCGGGCTGACCGCCGCGCTGTTCGGCGCCATGCCGGCCGCCGTGCTCGGCGGCGTCTGCACCATCGCGGTGGCGCTGCTGTGGATGAAGCTGTTTCCGAGCCTGCGGCAGGTGGAACGGCTGGAGTAG
- a CDS encoding SDR family NAD(P)-dependent oxidoreductase, whose translation MSEAKKIAVVTGAGTGVGRAAALALMNTGFTVVLTGRRMEMLEETAKLGPAGKSLCVPADMTKPDSIAALFAKVSETYGRLDVLFNNAGMGAPAVNFEDLSLEQWQAVVNTNLTGPFLCTQHAFRIMKDQTPRGGRIINNGSISAHAPRPFSAAYTSTKHAITGLTRASNLDGRMYDIAVGQVDIGNAATPMTDRMVNGPGVLQPDGTTKHEPRMDAKAVGDAVAYMAGLPLDANVLFMTVMATKMPFVGRG comes from the coding sequence ATGAGTGAAGCAAAGAAGATCGCAGTGGTGACGGGTGCCGGCACCGGTGTCGGACGCGCGGCGGCGCTGGCGCTGATGAACACCGGCTTCACCGTGGTGCTCACGGGACGCCGGATGGAGATGCTCGAGGAGACCGCAAAGCTCGGCCCCGCCGGCAAGAGCCTTTGCGTTCCCGCCGACATGACCAAACCCGACTCGATCGCGGCGCTGTTTGCCAAGGTGAGCGAGACCTATGGCCGGCTCGACGTGCTCTTCAACAATGCCGGCATGGGCGCGCCGGCCGTCAACTTCGAGGACCTCAGCCTCGAACAGTGGCAGGCGGTGGTGAACACCAACCTCACCGGCCCGTTCCTGTGCACCCAGCACGCCTTCCGCATCATGAAGGACCAGACCCCGCGCGGCGGCCGCATCATCAACAACGGCTCGATCTCGGCGCATGCGCCGCGACCGTTCTCGGCGGCCTACACCTCGACCAAGCACGCCATCACGGGCCTGACCAGAGCCAGCAATCTCGACGGCCGCATGTACGATATCGCGGTTGGTCAGGTCGACATCGGCAACGCCGCAACGCCGATGACCGATCGCATGGTCAACGGTCCCGGCGTGCTGCAGCCCGACGGCACCACCAAGCACGAGCCGCGCATGGACGCCAAGGCCGTCGGCGATGCCGTCGCCTACATGGCCGGCCTGCCGCTCGATGCCAATGTGCTGTTCATGACGGTGATGGCGACCAAGATGCCGTTCGTGGGACGGGGCTGA
- a CDS encoding proteasome-type protease yields the protein MTYCCGILVRDGLVMIADTRTNAGLDNVSTFRKLHIFSKPGERIMAIASAGNLAISQSVLSTLTEGLEDPNTGEVETLMNAPTMFQAAQRIGRAIRAVHATEGPALKSEDVSFDVSFLFGGQIKGARMRLFMVYTAGNFIECTTDTPYLQIGEHKYGKPVLDRAMHYDVELYEALKTGLISMDSTMRSNLGVGLPIDVLVVRADACEADLNHRIEAGEPYFHDLRSRWSAALRAAHQNIPRPPYKNENEPKT from the coding sequence ATGACCTATTGTTGCGGAATCCTGGTTCGGGACGGGCTCGTCATGATCGCCGACACCCGCACCAATGCCGGCCTCGACAACGTCTCGACCTTCCGCAAGCTCCACATCTTCTCCAAGCCCGGCGAGCGCATCATGGCGATTGCCAGCGCCGGCAATCTCGCCATCAGCCAGTCGGTGCTGTCGACCCTGACCGAAGGCCTGGAGGACCCCAACACGGGCGAGGTCGAGACGCTGATGAACGCACCGACCATGTTCCAGGCCGCCCAGCGCATCGGCCGGGCGATCCGCGCGGTGCACGCCACGGAAGGACCCGCGCTGAAATCCGAAGACGTCTCGTTCGACGTCTCCTTCCTGTTCGGCGGCCAGATCAAGGGCGCACGCATGCGCCTGTTCATGGTCTACACCGCCGGCAATTTCATCGAATGCACCACCGACACGCCGTACCTGCAGATCGGCGAGCACAAATACGGCAAGCCGGTGCTCGACCGCGCCATGCATTACGATGTCGAACTCTACGAGGCGCTGAAGACCGGCCTGATCTCGATGGACTCCACCATGCGCTCCAATCTCGGCGTCGGCCTTCCGATCGACGTGCTGGTGGTGCGCGCGGATGCCTGCGAGGCCGACCTCAATCACCGCATCGAGGCGGGCGAGCCCTATTTCCACGACCTGCGCTCGCGCTGGTCGGCGGCGCTGCGCGCGGCGCATCAGAACATCCCGCGCCCGCCCTACAAGAACGAAAACGAACCCAAAACCTGA
- a CDS encoding transglutaminase family protein: MRLRIQHTTTYRYEPPATGVIQVLRMTPGSHDGQYVAEWQIDVSADTKLDTHEDAFGNVTHVLSCGSVGDIRISAEGLIETHDTGGVLRGTDERFPPGMFLRTTQLTEVNPAMAAVARQLRAEAESDTLGFLHTLMTQISEHMTFDEDPTNSGTSAAEAFALRRGVCQDYAHIFIACARSGGVPARFVSGHFLRSDGTIHQNAGHAWAEAFVPDLGWVGFDPANCICSTDAHVRVAIGLDYLGAAPVRGTRYGGGIETLTVTVKVEQAGRGGQSQSQWQR; encoded by the coding sequence ATGCGCCTGCGAATCCAGCACACCACGACCTATCGCTACGAACCGCCGGCGACGGGCGTGATCCAGGTCCTGCGCATGACGCCCGGCAGCCATGACGGGCAATATGTGGCGGAATGGCAGATCGACGTCTCGGCCGACACCAAGCTCGACACCCATGAGGACGCGTTCGGCAATGTCACCCATGTCTTGTCCTGCGGGTCCGTCGGCGACATCAGGATCAGCGCCGAGGGCCTGATCGAGACTCACGACACCGGCGGCGTGCTGCGCGGCACCGACGAACGCTTTCCGCCGGGCATGTTCCTGCGTACGACCCAGTTGACCGAGGTCAATCCGGCGATGGCCGCGGTCGCGCGGCAGTTGCGCGCGGAGGCCGAGAGCGACACGCTTGGCTTCCTGCACACGCTGATGACGCAGATCAGCGAGCACATGACGTTCGACGAGGACCCCACCAACAGCGGCACCTCGGCGGCGGAGGCGTTCGCGCTCAGGCGCGGCGTCTGCCAGGACTACGCGCATATCTTCATCGCCTGCGCCCGCAGCGGCGGCGTGCCGGCGCGCTTCGTCTCCGGCCACTTCCTGCGCTCCGACGGTACCATCCACCAGAATGCCGGTCACGCCTGGGCGGAAGCCTTCGTGCCGGATCTCGGCTGGGTCGGCTTCGATCCCGCCAACTGCATCTGCTCCACCGACGCCCATGTCCGGGTCGCGATCGGTCTCGACTATCTCGGCGCGGCGCCCGTGCGCGGCACCCGCTATGGCGGCGGCATCGAAACGCTGACGGTGACGGTCAAGGTCGAACAGGCCGGCCGCGGCGGCCAATCGCAGTCGCAATGGCAGAGGTAG
- a CDS encoding alpha-E domain-containing protein gives MLSRTAENLYWLARYVERAEYLARTIDATLRVTALPAAYVGKTNEWDSALLTAGVAASFYQQYQEANETNVVDYLSFSADNPSSIRNCIEAARLNSRSVRTALTSEMWDTINSAWIELQAVWSKGTSTREDLAKFLRFVQETSLRFDGSAYRTMLRNDAYWFSRMGVHLERADNTARILDVKYHVLLPEEEHVGGPLDFYQWSSILRSVSALTAYHWVYRETLKPWLIADLLILNDTLPRSLASCYGNLVRNLDQIGVAYGRQGPAQRHARGIRNRLEHSNMNDIFQHGVHEFIQEFIADNSRLGEIITRQYLI, from the coding sequence ATGCTGTCGCGCACCGCCGAAAACCTCTACTGGCTCGCCCGCTACGTCGAACGGGCCGAATATCTCGCGCGCACCATCGATGCGACGCTGCGCGTCACCGCACTTCCCGCCGCCTATGTCGGCAAGACCAACGAATGGGACTCGGCGCTGCTCACCGCCGGCGTCGCCGCAAGCTTCTATCAGCAATATCAGGAAGCCAACGAAACCAATGTCGTCGACTATCTCTCCTTCTCGGCGGACAATCCGTCCTCGATCAGGAACTGCATCGAGGCGGCGCGGCTGAACTCGCGCTCGGTGCGCACGGCGCTCACCAGCGAGATGTGGGACACCATCAACTCGGCCTGGATCGAGCTGCAGGCGGTCTGGAGCAAGGGCACTTCGACCCGCGAGGACCTGGCAAAATTCCTGCGCTTCGTTCAGGAGACCTCGCTGCGCTTCGACGGTTCGGCCTACCGGACCATGCTGCGCAACGACGCCTACTGGTTCTCGCGGATGGGCGTGCATCTTGAGCGCGCCGACAACACCGCCCGCATTCTCGACGTGAAGTATCACGTGCTGCTGCCCGAGGAAGAGCATGTCGGCGGCCCGCTCGATTTCTATCAGTGGAGCTCGATCCTGCGCTCGGTCTCGGCGCTCACCGCCTATCATTGGGTCTATCGCGAGACGCTGAAACCCTGGCTGATCGCCGATCTACTCATCCTCAACGACACGCTGCCGCGCTCGCTGGCGAGCTGCTACGGCAATCTCGTCCGCAACCTCGACCAGATCGGCGTCGCCTATGGCCGCCAGGGCCCGGCCCAGCGCCACGCCCGCGGCATCCGAAACCGGCTGGAGCACTCCAACATGAACGACATCTTCCAGCATGGCGTGCATGAATTCATTCAGGAATTCATCGCGGACAATTCCAGGCTGGGCGAAATCATCACGAGGCAGTATTTGATCTAG